A window of the Dyadobacter pollutisoli genome harbors these coding sequences:
- a CDS encoding FecR family protein — MNQYKEYSLEDFVLDANFQKWVRYARLSDSAFWQSYVESNPAQENDILQAKALLTSVYRHYSTDINDADIDIEIQELLSKVRMTKAGDPVINTVALNQSLGNYVFKKTSLFWAAASVILVLGLGWLFMNVQKPKSNYEVLTEGKALVEEENDSDASKTLMLADGSKIVLQPKSRVSYPSRFLADKREVYLSGEASFEIAKDHNRPFLVYANDLVTKVLGTSFTVKARDASQNTTVEVKEGKVSVFRQVDFADGKGQNTLKSKGLVLTANQKIVFEHQNSDMVKTIRDTPEIVASESSPKTFDFVNAPASLVLDELKNAYQIDIIYDRDLLSGCPLTALLTRQSLFEKLDIICEVIEARYETIDGQIVVYSKGCKN, encoded by the coding sequence ATGAATCAATACAAAGAATATAGTCTGGAGGATTTTGTGTTGGATGCCAACTTTCAGAAATGGGTTCGCTATGCGCGTCTCTCTGACTCCGCTTTCTGGCAGTCGTATGTTGAAAGCAATCCTGCACAGGAAAACGACATATTACAGGCGAAAGCATTGCTTACCAGCGTGTATCGCCATTACAGTACAGACATCAATGATGCGGATATAGATATTGAAATTCAGGAGTTGCTCAGCAAAGTCAGGATGACCAAAGCTGGCGATCCTGTTATCAATACAGTTGCGCTCAATCAATCTTTGGGTAATTACGTTTTCAAAAAAACATCGCTGTTTTGGGCAGCCGCATCGGTTATTTTGGTGCTTGGTCTGGGGTGGTTGTTTATGAATGTTCAAAAGCCAAAAAGTAATTATGAGGTGCTGACCGAAGGCAAAGCTCTGGTCGAAGAAGAAAATGATTCTGATGCAAGTAAGACCCTGATGCTTGCCGACGGGAGTAAAATCGTGCTGCAGCCCAAATCGCGCGTAAGCTACCCCTCGCGATTTTTAGCCGATAAGCGTGAAGTGTACCTTTCAGGGGAGGCTTCCTTTGAAATTGCAAAAGATCATAACCGTCCTTTCTTAGTGTATGCCAATGATTTGGTAACGAAAGTTTTAGGGACAAGTTTTACAGTAAAGGCGCGTGATGCTTCCCAAAATACGACTGTTGAAGTAAAGGAAGGAAAAGTTTCAGTGTTCAGACAAGTGGATTTCGCTGACGGCAAAGGTCAGAATACTTTGAAATCTAAGGGACTGGTCTTGACGGCAAATCAGAAAATCGTCTTTGAACACCAAAACTCGGACATGGTCAAAACAATCCGCGACACGCCGGAGATAGTTGCTTCTGAGAGTAGTCCCAAAACATTTGATTTTGTTAATGCGCCGGCTTCTCTGGTGCTCGACGAGCTGAAAAATGCCTATCAGATCGACATTATTTATGATAGGGACCTGCTGTCCGGATGCCCGCTTACTGCGCTACTGACCCGTCAGTCTCTTTTTGAAAAGCTGGATATTATTTGTGAAGTGATAGAGGCACGCTACGAGACCATTGATGGACAGATCGTCGTGTATAGTAAAGGTTGTAAAAATTAA
- a CDS encoding RNA polymerase sigma factor: MPSFSDPKPDDTELWKAFRAGDDLAFGQIARYHYRSLFSYGIKFSKDLEFVKDCIQDLFLELWTKRETIGDTVFVKFYLLKSLRRKIHRESLKQNWMTDEDDLNFEAENVSEISIEQQIIDIETNEQTLLLLNQQLTLLTKRQQEIIYLRFFENLDNESIAQLMSISRQAVANLLYRTIQELRSRL, encoded by the coding sequence ATGCCTTCTTTCTCTGACCCAAAACCGGACGATACTGAGCTTTGGAAAGCTTTTCGTGCAGGCGACGATCTGGCTTTCGGGCAGATTGCCCGGTATCATTACAGGAGCCTGTTCAGCTACGGGATCAAATTTTCGAAGGATCTGGAATTTGTGAAGGATTGCATTCAGGATTTATTTTTAGAATTGTGGACAAAGCGGGAAACCATAGGAGATACCGTTTTTGTGAAATTTTATCTCTTGAAATCGCTTCGACGTAAAATTCACCGCGAGAGCCTCAAACAAAATTGGATGACCGATGAAGATGATCTGAACTTTGAAGCTGAAAATGTGAGTGAAATCTCGATTGAGCAGCAGATTATTGACATTGAGACCAATGAGCAAACGCTGCTGCTACTCAACCAGCAGCTCACATTGCTGACCAAGCGCCAGCAGGAAATCATATATCTGCGTTTTTTCGAAAATCTGGATAATGAGTCTATTGCCCAGCTCATGTCTATCTCCCGGCAAGCCGTTGCCAACCTGCTCTACCGGACCATTCAGGAACTTCGCAGCAGACTATAA
- a CDS encoding BspA family leucine-rich repeat surface protein gives MKTLFYLIAFILFSSNAFAQNEFITRWNLATPGSGATQLYFLINSTGPVNYSWQEVSPGSASGSGTFPGVISIISGLPVGAIVDVRIGPTNVSNVILNIGGDAERLIDVRQWGTTAWTTMLTAFLGCTNLQISATDVPDLSLVNNMNRMFSKCKVLNGPANIGSWNTSNVFFMSSIFQEATAFNQPVGTWNTGNVVDMSGMFLQAPAFNQPVGNWNTANVTSMNAMFTDASAFNQPIGGWNTAKVTNMRAMFSNAPAFNQPIGTWNTAIVTDMSSMFLGASTFNQNISTWNTSQVTDMSFMFRDCPVFNQNISTWNTGKVTNMMAMFQNATVFNQPIGTWNMANATNVSNMMANALAFNQPLGTWNTANVTDMSSMMAGASAFNQSVDTWNTAKVTSMKSMFQNAAVFNQPLANWNTANVTDMNSMFLSAPVFNQPVGAWNTAKVTNMFSMFQGATKFNQPIGGWNVTAVTNMGSMFFSAQAFNNSIGSWTFNAGVNLGNMLNDSGLDCPNYSSSLIGWSNNLLTPGNLDLGAFQRPYGTNAVAARSNLISKGWSIFGDQASGTDCTALPVRLISFTGQRQGSTVLLTWKTAGEENNAGFEIEKSTDAQTFEKIGFVDGSGDAIGVRKYDFTDLNPLAENYYRLKQIDRAADRFDGRFEYSRILTVKGAISTLSIYPNPAQNELFVRNQGKNGQVSISNMEGRLLLKREIGPGKPIDLKNLPSGLFLVKIGTETKKLVIRK, from the coding sequence ATGAAAACACTATTTTACCTCATCGCATTTATCCTTTTTAGCTCCAATGCTTTTGCTCAAAACGAATTTATTACCCGCTGGAACCTGGCCACTCCCGGATCAGGAGCTACGCAGCTCTATTTCTTGATCAACTCCACCGGTCCGGTAAATTATTCCTGGCAGGAGGTCTCACCGGGTTCGGCGTCAGGTTCAGGAACATTTCCGGGCGTTATCTCCATCATCTCCGGCTTGCCCGTAGGAGCTATCGTCGATGTCAGGATCGGCCCGACCAATGTAAGCAATGTGATTCTTAATATCGGCGGTGATGCCGAGCGACTGATCGATGTCCGGCAATGGGGAACGACGGCCTGGACCACTATGCTTACGGCTTTCCTGGGCTGCACCAATCTGCAAATCAGCGCCACCGATGTGCCCGACCTGAGTCTGGTCAACAATATGAACCGTATGTTTTCCAAATGCAAGGTTTTGAACGGTCCGGCCAATATCGGGTCATGGAACACTTCCAATGTGTTCTTTATGTCCTCCATCTTTCAAGAGGCCACCGCATTTAATCAGCCCGTCGGCACTTGGAATACGGGAAACGTAGTCGATATGAGCGGTATGTTTCTCCAGGCACCAGCATTTAACCAGCCCGTCGGTAACTGGAACACCGCCAATGTAACAAGCATGAATGCCATGTTTACGGATGCCAGCGCTTTCAACCAGCCTATCGGTGGTTGGAACACAGCCAAAGTGACCAATATGAGAGCCATGTTTTCCAACGCACCAGCCTTTAACCAGCCCATTGGCACATGGAATACCGCTATCGTCACGGATATGTCCTCTATGTTTCTCGGTGCTTCGACCTTCAACCAGAATATCAGCACCTGGAATACCTCCCAAGTAACCGATATGAGTTTTATGTTCCGGGATTGCCCGGTCTTCAATCAAAATATCAGCACATGGAATACCGGCAAGGTAACCAATATGATGGCTATGTTTCAAAATGCTACCGTTTTCAACCAGCCTATCGGAACATGGAACATGGCTAATGCGACCAACGTAAGTAATATGATGGCTAACGCATTGGCATTTAATCAGCCGCTGGGTACATGGAACACGGCTAATGTGACGGATATGAGCTCCATGATGGCTGGCGCTTCGGCTTTTAACCAGTCCGTCGACACCTGGAATACCGCCAAAGTGACCAGCATGAAAAGTATGTTTCAAAACGCTGCTGTATTCAACCAACCTCTCGCCAACTGGAATACTGCCAACGTTACTGATATGAATTCCATGTTTTTGAGCGCGCCAGTCTTTAACCAACCTGTTGGTGCGTGGAATACCGCGAAGGTGACCAATATGTTCAGTATGTTTCAGGGTGCTACTAAGTTTAATCAACCCATCGGCGGATGGAATGTGACGGCTGTGACGAATATGGGCAGCATGTTTTTCAGTGCCCAGGCTTTCAACAACTCCATTGGCAGCTGGACTTTCAATGCAGGTGTCAACCTAGGCAATATGCTCAATGACAGCGGCCTGGATTGCCCAAATTACAGCTCCTCGCTGATCGGATGGAGCAACAACCTGCTTACGCCCGGCAATCTCGATCTTGGTGCATTTCAACGACCTTATGGCACCAATGCAGTAGCGGCCCGTTCCAATCTGATTTCCAAAGGTTGGAGCATCTTTGGGGACCAGGCATCGGGAACAGATTGCACCGCGCTGCCCGTCAGGCTCATCAGTTTCACAGGCCAACGGCAAGGCAGCACCGTTTTACTGACCTGGAAAACGGCCGGCGAGGAAAACAATGCGGGTTTTGAAATCGAAAAAAGCACGGATGCCCAAACATTCGAAAAAATCGGTTTTGTCGATGGCAGCGGAGACGCCATAGGCGTCAGGAAATACGATTTTACAGACCTGAACCCATTGGCGGAAAATTACTACCGGTTGAAACAGATCGACCGCGCGGCGGACCGCTTTGATGGCAGATTCGAATACTCCCGGATATTGACGGTAAAAGGTGCTATTTCCACATTGAGTATTTATCCAAATCCTGCTCAAAATGAGTTATTTGTGAGAAATCAGGGGAAGAATGGCCAGGTATCGATCTCTAATATGGAAGGGAGATTGCTGCTCAAAAGGGAAATCGGTCCCGGAAAACCGATCGATCTTAAGAACCTTCCTTCAGGGCTCTTTTTAGTCAAGATCGGGACTGAAACCAAAAAGCTTGTGATCCGAAAATAG
- a CDS encoding VOC family protein translates to MENQITTFLTFQENNAEQAMNFYIGLFDNSKIIDLHRYSSSGPGKEGTIMVAKFELNGKQFICSDSFVKHAWTFSPAISMYVECKTQEELERLFNNLSENGEVYMPLDNYGFSQKFGWVGDKFGVTWQLNLQ, encoded by the coding sequence ATGGAAAATCAAATCACAACATTTCTGACATTCCAGGAAAACAATGCTGAGCAAGCTATGAATTTCTACATAGGCTTATTTGATAACTCCAAAATCATAGACCTGCACCGTTACAGCAGCAGCGGACCGGGGAAAGAAGGGACCATCATGGTAGCCAAATTCGAGCTGAACGGAAAGCAATTCATTTGCAGCGACAGTTTCGTAAAACATGCCTGGACTTTCTCCCCGGCCATTTCAATGTACGTGGAGTGCAAAACACAAGAAGAGCTCGAAAGGCTGTTTAATAATCTCTCTGAAAATGGAGAGGTATATATGCCATTGGATAACTACGGGTTCAGTCAGAAATTCGGCTGGGTTGGAGATAAATTCGGTGTCACGTGGCAATTAAATCTTCAATAA
- a CDS encoding Crp/Fnr family transcriptional regulator encodes MEALINYLLQFGNLNTTQIDLIKSKVVLTQIKKDEYFHEAGKIPREIIFITEGIMRICYYNNKGDEITKYFMDENHFLADIISYNQEIPSTEYVQAVTDCSYFVLSKSAMRDLSMTIIEWDNIIAKITAKGLADKVNKISPMMTEDAKERYLSFLEKFPTLANRVPLSYLASYLGITQSSLSRIRRNIR; translated from the coding sequence ATGGAAGCACTCATTAACTACTTATTGCAGTTCGGCAATTTAAACACAACCCAAATTGATTTAATCAAAAGCAAAGTTGTTTTGACGCAAATCAAAAAGGATGAATATTTTCACGAAGCTGGAAAAATCCCCCGCGAGATTATTTTTATAACCGAGGGCATTATGAGAATTTGTTATTACAATAACAAAGGCGATGAAATTACGAAATATTTCATGGATGAAAATCACTTCCTGGCAGACATAATCAGCTACAATCAGGAGATTCCATCTACTGAATATGTCCAGGCTGTTACCGACTGCTCCTATTTTGTGCTGTCCAAAAGCGCAATGAGAGACTTGTCGATGACCATCATCGAATGGGACAACATCATTGCCAAGATAACGGCCAAAGGTTTGGCCGACAAGGTCAATAAAATCAGCCCGATGATGACAGAAGATGCGAAAGAGCGCTACCTTTCATTTCTTGAAAAATTTCCCACTCTTGCAAACCGTGTCCCACTTTCTTACCTGGCTTCCTACCTGGGAATCACGCAGTCCTCGCTAAGCAGGATCAGACGAAACATTCGTTGA
- a CDS encoding oxidoreductase gives MKKTVLVTGASAGIGKATAIYLAQHGYNVYGAARRIEKMQDLNQYGIKPVSLDVTSEESLVACVAHISKEAGGIEILVNNAGSGYYGALEDMPISDAKYQLEVNVFGVARLIQLVLPTMRKNNFGKIVNISSVGGKVTLPLGGWYHASKFAIEGLSDALRKEVKSFGIDVIVIEPGGTKSEMTGLGSKYMMKVSGNTAYGSLAKGVSQMYAKIAKDAAEPIVIARLIQEAIEAKNPKTRYAGAAGAKLMLFLRKILSDKQFDKMVMSQMK, from the coding sequence ATGAAAAAGACAGTCTTGGTAACAGGTGCTTCGGCGGGAATTGGAAAGGCAACGGCAATCTATTTGGCACAGCATGGTTATAACGTCTATGGCGCGGCGCGCAGGATTGAAAAAATGCAGGATTTGAATCAATACGGGATAAAACCGGTTTCTTTGGACGTCACCAGTGAAGAAAGTCTTGTCGCATGTGTTGCGCATATTTCAAAGGAAGCAGGCGGCATTGAGATCCTGGTTAACAATGCGGGGTCAGGCTATTATGGCGCGCTGGAAGATATGCCCATATCCGACGCAAAATACCAGTTGGAGGTTAACGTTTTCGGTGTCGCGCGCCTGATACAATTGGTTTTGCCCACGATGCGAAAAAACAACTTTGGAAAAATTGTCAATATCTCGTCGGTGGGAGGTAAGGTCACTTTGCCGCTGGGCGGGTGGTATCATGCCAGTAAATTCGCCATTGAAGGTTTGAGTGATGCACTTCGTAAAGAAGTGAAGTCTTTCGGGATTGACGTCATTGTTATTGAGCCGGGTGGCACAAAATCCGAGATGACTGGACTTGGTTCAAAATACATGATGAAAGTTTCGGGAAACACGGCCTACGGTTCGTTGGCCAAAGGGGTAAGCCAGATGTATGCCAAAATAGCAAAGGATGCTGCCGAACCGATTGTGATTGCCAGGCTCATCCAAGAAGCAATAGAGGCAAAGAATCCGAAAACCAGATACGCAGGCGCGGCGGGCGCAAAGCTGATGCTGTTTTTGAGGAAAATTCTCTCCGACAAACAGTTTGACAAAATGGTAATGAGCCAAATGAAATAA